The Dysidea avara chromosome 11, odDysAvar1.4, whole genome shotgun sequence genome includes the window ACTTGACAAAGATGGCCCAGATAAGTTAGATGCGATCAAGGATAATAATCCTAAGGATGTTGAGACATGTTGTACAGAAATGTTTAGACATTGGACTAAAAACAAGACAGATGCGAGTTGGAAGACATTAATAGCAGCTTTGAAGACAATTGGATTTGCAGTGTTGGCTGATGAAATCAAAAGGGTATACATTATGTATATAGCATTGATAATTATATGGATAATCAAGTGTGAGAGCccacacagcataattcatacacaaatactgactgtatttattccgtctatgttatgttgttggaactaatagtccaaaaattctacctaggctcaaacaaaaatagaccacagccccaaatagtgaataacattagagtcatttatagatttgaggttcgttttgtctcgttatagggagtttttaaaaatagttgttccaatactgaacaaagacggggttagaatatgtagtattggaacactatttttgctgtgccaGACTCTACAATGTGCCAACAATTATGTGCCTGGATTTTGATAAACAGATCCAAATTGCACTTCAGTTGTTTTTGAGATATAAGCCAGGTAGTGTAGTGATCTGAGATGCGTGGAATTAATTTATTACCTTTCACAGTACCTATAGGTATTTTGTAGAATTTCTTAAGTGTCAAATAAGATAAAAACGTATCATTATTTTACTAAATCTGAATTGCTGTATAAAGCCTGTATTATCAACATATAtccatttgtttgtagttagaGGATACAAATCAATGCAAAACATAAGTGGTCAACAGTTAAAAGCCATTCACCAGTGCGCTACTGATTCTCTCATTAAACTAGGTCCTTACCAAGGCCAGAAATCATCATTCAATTTTGtgacaccacccagaaaagctTGCTCTTAAAAGTAGTGTAGATACTCACTGGTGGTGTGGATTTGCAAATTGGATTAGTTTTGAAAATCTggtcacacaca containing:
- the LOC136238811 gene encoding uncharacterized protein, whose amino-acid sequence is MSSASAGSTDPPDLKDLNIYVLKIGKKWYDLGVQLLDKDGPDKLDAIKDNNPKDVETCCTEMFRHWTKNKTDASWKTLIAALKTIGFAVLADEIKRKHCK